Proteins from one Coffea arabica cultivar ET-39 chromosome 8c, Coffea Arabica ET-39 HiFi, whole genome shotgun sequence genomic window:
- the LOC113706543 gene encoding disease resistance protein RPM1-like — translation MALTILSSVLNQLSILLREEGQLLGGLRQEVEFIGDELGHMRAFLRVAETKEEGADPRLQEWIKQVRGAAYDIEDVLDEFVARFARHPATGFHGSVRTIFNSIKTLRARHNVAEQLQSIKSRVKNISEGHRRYQSEFGVTIQAAESLAAVNNSTWRYSRDDALLVEEAELVGIDNPRQQLISQLLEGDDSQLKVVSVVGMGGLGKTTLVKKVHEDLDVRRHFPVRAFVTVSQTCNFQELLKDLTRQLHNELKKPVPESIEAMTAIQLKQFVKDFLQQAGRYAIVFDDVWDTEFWNAIRIALPKNGYGNRVMLTSRKADVAFASCTQCQDYVFRMVPLSFEDSWTLFCNKIFKGNGCPAHLTDVAKGILGKCQGLPLAILAISGLLALKDLTIAEEWEMVRRSLVGELEGSGMLDRVRKILSLSYNDLPCHLKTCLLYLSIYPEDFEIRCHRLVQLWSAEGFVGKTEGMTMTDVGFNYLKELVNRSLIQVTKSFYEGIPYTCRIHDLVREVVLSKSREQNMITITSGQCTRWSSEKVRRLVVHSSSNNTEQHQESQYYCLNHLRSFITIECMNPLVSRALLSKALKSSRLLKVLDLSDEETLEEIPNEIFNLYHLRYLNLYRTGVKAVPKFIGKLRNLEYLDLGETQVKEFPMEILKLQKLEHLIVYENVDFSRESYGFHGFKSPSKLGGLSALQTLDTIDASSGSVTVKEIGTLTQLKRLGISNLRREDGKVLCSSLATLTSLQLLNIASIRNDGGDYEVMDLNLVQQQSRSSSMSSSFLQSLRMLVLHGPLEKMPKWIAHLQSLVRIYLKWSGLGDEEDPLEPLHYLPNLVTIHFCGSYQGEGLCFKAGGFLKLKDLHLQKLEKLKWLKVEEGALPNLHELGLDRLPLLEELPVDIQHLGHLQKLALLGLSYQLMEKLNNLNEDSEHYGKIARIPEVEIAFLTNEGWKYRQLWGKKM, via the coding sequence ATGGCACTAACAATTCTGTCTTCTGTGTTAAATCAGCTCTCAATTCTCCTGCGTGAAGAGGGACAACTTTTGGGAGGGCTTCGCCAAGAGGTTGAATTCATCGGGGATGAGTTGGGGCACATGAGAGCATTCCTGAGAGTGGcagaaacaaaggaagaaggTGCAGATCCCAGGCTCCAAGAATGGATCAAGCAAGTACGAGGAGCCGCTTATGACATTGAAGATGTTCTTGATGAATTCGTGGCTCGCTTTGCTCGCCATCCGGCAACAGGCTTCCATGGCTCTGTTCGGACAATTTTCAACTCCATAAAGACATTGCGAGCTCGTCATAATGTTGCTGAGCAACTACAAAGCATCAAGTCCAGAGTAAAGAATATTTCTGAAGGGCATCGGAGATACCAATCAGAGTTCGGTGTTACTATCCAAGCGGCCGAGTCTCTTGCTGCTGTTAACAACTCAACATGGCGCTATAGCAGGGATGATGCACTTCTCGTGGAAGAAGCTGAACTAGTTGGCATTGATAACCCCAGACAACAGCTGATTTCTCAACTACTCGAGGGGGATGATTCCCAGCTCAAAGTTGTTTCTGTGGTTGGCATGGGAGGTCTCGGTAAAACTACATTAGTTAAAAAAGTCCATGAAGATTTAGATGTTAGAAGGCATTTCCCAGTTCGTGCCTTCGTAACTGTCTCTCAAACATGCAACTTCCAGGAACTCCTCAAAGACTTGACTAGGCAGTTACACAATGAATTGAAGAAACCAGTTCCAGAATCGATTGAGGCAATGACTGCAATTCAGCTGAAACAATTTGTTAAAGATTTTCTTCAACAAGCTGGAAGGTATGCAATTGTGTTTGATGATGTATGGGATACGGAATTTTGGAATGCAATCAGAATTGCACTACCCAAGAATGGCTATGGCAATCGTGTCATGCTAACATCACGAAAAGCTGATGTAGCCTTTGCATCTTGCACCCAATGTCAGGATTATGTCTTCAGAATGGTTCCCCTGTCTTTCGAGGATTCATGGACCCTATTTTGCAACAAGATCTTCAAAGGAAATGGTTGTCCTGCCCATCTAACAGATGTTGCCAAAGGTATATTGGGGAAATGTCAGGGATTGCCCCTTGCGATTCTTGCAATCAGTGGGCTTTTGGCTTTGAAAGACTTGACTATTGCAGAGGAATGGGAGATGGTTCGACGCAGCCTAGTGGGTGAATTGGAAGGCTCTGGTATGCTGGACAGGGTCAGAAAGATACTTTCTCTCAGTTACAATGATCTACCTTGCCATCTTAAGACCTGTTTGTTGTATTTAAGCATTTACCCAGAGGATTTTGAAATACGTTGTCATAGACTTGTTCAATTATGGTCAGCTGAAGGATTTGTAGGAAAGACAGAAGGAATGACAATGACAGATGTAGGCTTCAATTACCTCAAAGAACTTGTCAATAGGAGTCTAATTCAAGTGACTAAAAGTTTTTATGAAGGAATCCCCTACACATGTCGAATCCATGACCTAGTGCGAGAAGTTGTTCTTTCCAAGTCAAGGGAACAAAATATGATCACAATTACTTCTGGACAATGCACAAGGTGGTCATCTGAGAAGGTACGCCGTTTGGTAGTCCATAGCAGCAGCAACAACACCGAGCAGCACCAAGAAAGCCAATATTATTGCCTTAACCACCTTCGATCCTTTATTACAATTGAATGCATGAATCCACTAGTATCCAGAGCCTTGTTATCTAAAGCTTTAAAGAGTAGCAGATTGTTAAAGGTTTTGGATTTGAGTGATGAAGAGACACTGGAGGAAATCCCAAATGAGATTTTCAACTTGTATCATCTCAGGTATCTAAACCTATATAGGACAGGAGTTAAAGCAGTCCCGAAATTCATAGGAAAGCTTCGAAATTTGGAGTATTTGGATTTGGGTGAAACTCAAGTCAAGGAATTTCCCATGGAAATCCTGAAGCTACAAAAGCTTGAGCATCTTATAGTATACGAAAATGTTGATTTTTCGCGTGAAAGTTATGGATTTCATGGGTTTAAATCTCCATCAAAATTGGGAGGGCTTTCTGCCCTACAAACACTAGATACTATAGATGCCAGCAGCGGATCCGTAACAGTTAAAGAGATAGGAACATTGACTCAGTTAAAACGATTAGGGATTTCAAATCTGAGAAGAGAAGATGGAAAGGTGCTCTGCTCCTCCCTTGCCACCCTCACTAGTCTTCAGCTACTAAACATTGCTTCAATTAGAAATGATGGTGGTGATTATGAGGTAATGGATCTGAATCTTGTACAACAACAGTCTCGTTCATCTTCAATGTCTTCTTCATTTCTCCAATCTCTTCGTATGCTAGTATTGCATGGCCCCTTAGAAAAGATGCCGAAATGGATAGCTCATCTTCAAAGCTTGGTAAGAATATATTTGAAGTGGAGCGGTTTAGGGGATGAGGAGGATCCGCTTGAACCCCTCCACTATTTGCCAAATTtggttactattcatttttgtgGATCTTACCAAGGAGAGGGGCTGTGTTTCAAGGCTGGAGGATTCCTGAAGTTAAAGGATTTGCACCTACAGAAATTAGAAAAGTTAAAATGGCTGAAAGTGGAGGAGGGTGCATTACCCAATCTCCACGAACTGGGTCTGGATAGACTTCCATTGCTAGAGGAGTTACCTGTTGATATTCAACACTTGGGCCATCTTCAAAAGCTGGCTTTGCTTGGGTTGAGTTATCAACTGATGGAGAAGCTAAATAATCTGAATGAAGATAGTGAACATTATGGAAAAATTGCACGCATTCCTGAAGTTGAAATTGCGTTTTTGACAAATGAGGGATGGAAATATCGCCAGCTATGGGGGAAGAAGATGTAA